The following coding sequences lie in one Wolbachia endosymbiont strain TRS of Brugia malayi genomic window:
- a CDS encoding 30S ribosomal protein S1: MNNNDPTVNLPISIRKLSSNKFIEEICQDQFEDQDNALFEDSFINKIKEGDVVEGIITRVNPNDIVVHIGLKSDGRIPIKELGCNDKIVVGSKIRVYVERIEDYHGNVVLSREKAIRDEKWNKLEEDAVTKAEVSGVIKRSIKCGFIVDLGDGISAFLPLSHVDLKQVKDARHLIETEQKFIVLKMDKKQGNIVVSRKLVLEKLHAGEKTKFLEFLNEGDIIEGKIKSITHYGVFVGIHESDAVGVIDGLLHITDISWSRVSHPSAAFACGQIIKVKIIKIDKENAKVSLGIKQLEDNPWQDVESKYQVDSIHKGHITSIEDYGLFVELKPGIEGLVHSSEITWVKSNLPVNSLVTRGQEVSVKILNVDITKNRMSLSMKRCVDNPWQVFVNKYPPGSIVSGKVKNNTISYMSITFNDDEIDENVEGTIYAQDLSWSKNGSDEIKKYNVGDTIEAKVIRANVNRTRIYLGIKQIEYDPLIELIKKVKVGDKMQVTVGKREDSGLVVEVENDVALLIDQEHLPESKKFSISDKIEVEVLGVEEYNVILSAK, from the coding sequence ATGAATAATAATGATCCAACTGTAAATCTACCTATCAGTATCAGGAAACTATCATCAAACAAGTTTATAGAGGAGATATGTCAAGACCAATTTGAAGATCAAGATAATGCTTTATTTGAAGATTCTTTCATTAATAAAATCAAGGAAGGAGATGTAGTAGAAGGTATAATTACGAGAGTGAATCCTAACGATATCGTAGTTCACATTGGGCTAAAGTCTGATGGAAGGATTCCAATCAAGGAACTTGGTTGTAATGATAAAATTGTTGTTGGTTCTAAAATCAGAGTTTATGTAGAAAGAATTGAAGATTATCATGGTAATGTAGTTCTTAGCCGTGAAAAAGCAATTAGGGATGAAAAATGGAATAAGCTAGAAGAAGATGCAGTTACAAAAGCTGAAGTAAGTGGAGTGATTAAACGTTCAATTAAATGTGGCTTTATTGTTGATCTTGGTGACGGAATAAGTGCCTTTTTACCGCTAAGCCATGTAGATTTGAAGCAAGTAAAAGATGCTAGGCACCTTATTGAAACTGAACAAAAGTTTATTGTGCTTAAAATGGATAAGAAACAGGGTAACATTGTAGTATCGAGAAAGCTAGTATTAGAGAAATTGCATGCTGGTGAAAAAACTAAGTTCTTAGAATTTTTAAATGAGGGTGATATAATAGAAGGGAAAATAAAGAGTATTACTCACTACGGTGTATTTGTCGGTATTCATGAATCAGATGCAGTAGGAGTGATAGATGGACTGCTACATATCACAGACATCTCTTGGAGCAGAGTAAGTCATCCATCCGCAGCCTTTGCTTGTGGTCAGATCATAAAAGTTAAAATTATAAAAATAGATAAGGAAAACGCAAAAGTTTCTCTGGGTATAAAGCAGCTAGAGGATAATCCTTGGCAAGACGTAGAGTCAAAATACCAGGTTGATAGCATACATAAAGGTCATATAACAAGTATAGAAGATTATGGATTGTTTGTTGAACTTAAACCTGGAATTGAAGGTTTAGTGCACTCATCGGAAATAACTTGGGTTAAAAGTAATCTGCCAGTTAACAGTCTTGTAACTAGGGGACAAGAGGTATCTGTCAAAATTCTCAATGTTGACATCACTAAGAACAGGATGAGCTTGAGCATGAAAAGATGTGTAGATAATCCTTGGCAAGTATTTGTCAATAAATATCCTCCTGGTTCTATTGTTTCTGGTAAAGTTAAAAATAATACCATCTCATACATGTCTATTACTTTTAACGATGATGAAATAGATGAAAACGTAGAAGGGACAATTTATGCACAAGATCTAAGCTGGTCTAAAAATGGTTCAGATGAGATAAAAAAGTACAATGTGGGTGATACAATAGAAGCAAAAGTAATAAGGGCTAACGTGAATCGAACAAGAATTTATCTTGGCATAAAACAAATAGAGTATGACCCACTTATAGAGCTAATAAAGAAAGTTAAGGTAGGCGATAAAATGCAGGTTACTGTAGGTAAAAGAGAAGATAGCGGGCTAGTTGTTGAAGTTGAAAATGATGTAGCTCTCTTAATAGATCAAGAACATCTACCGGAAAGTAAAAAGTTTTCTATATCAGACAAAATAGAAGTTGAAGTATTAGGTGTTGAAGAATATAATGTGATACTATCCGCTAAATAA
- the typA gene encoding translational GTPase TypA: protein MNEFKSIRNIAIIAHVDHGKTTLLDNMLKQSGTFRENQEVQERVMDSGNQERERGITILAKCTSIMWGDEKINIIDTPGHADFGGEVERVLCMVDGVLLLVDAAEGPMPQTKFVLSKALKADLKSIVIINKVDRPDSRIDEVLNEIYELFFNLDATNEQLDFPVLYASGRNGWCIKELSDKRKDLSPLFSTVIDYIKPANYDRNAPFAMLVTLLESDKFLGRILTGKIYQGIAKVNSDLKVLDLDGKVIKRGRLTKLLSFSGLKRIPVEQAVAGDIIAIAGLEKASVSATIVAPEVTTAISSTPVDPPTMAITLSVNDSPFAGQEGTKLTSAIIKDRLYAEAEINVAITVTPTPNDEAFEVGGRGELQLGVLIENMRREGFELSVSRPRVLFKEEGGKKLEPIEEVVIDVDDEYSGIIMKKLSFRKGEVTDMRPSGSGRTRLIFLVPSRGLIGYQGEFLTDSRGTGIINRLFHSYAPYKGPISRRRNGVLISTDKGEAVAYAIFNLQDRGIMFIKPQDRVYCGMVVGQHSRDNDLEINVLKGKQLTNVRAAGSDEAIKLTPPKTMTLEDMIAYIDDDELVEVTPKSIRLRKKFLDPNERRRAEKAKNKE from the coding sequence ATGAATGAATTTAAATCAATCCGTAATATTGCAATAATTGCACACGTTGACCACGGGAAAACTACTTTACTTGATAACATGTTAAAACAAAGTGGCACGTTTCGTGAGAATCAAGAAGTTCAAGAGCGGGTAATGGATAGTGGTAATCAAGAGCGCGAACGTGGAATTACGATACTTGCAAAATGCACATCGATAATGTGGGGTGACGAAAAGATCAACATTATTGATACACCAGGACATGCAGATTTTGGTGGAGAAGTAGAAAGGGTATTATGCATGGTAGATGGCGTGCTGCTGCTGGTTGACGCTGCAGAAGGTCCCATGCCACAAACTAAGTTTGTATTGTCAAAAGCACTAAAAGCAGATTTGAAGTCAATTGTGATAATCAATAAGGTTGATCGGCCAGATAGCAGGATTGATGAAGTGCTGAACGAGATATATGAGCTATTTTTTAATCTTGATGCAACTAACGAGCAGCTAGATTTTCCAGTATTGTATGCCTCTGGTAGAAACGGCTGGTGTATTAAAGAGCTTTCTGATAAAAGAAAAGATTTAAGTCCGTTATTTTCAACAGTTATAGATTACATAAAACCTGCCAATTATGATCGAAATGCACCTTTTGCTATGCTAGTTACTCTGCTTGAATCTGATAAATTTCTTGGCAGAATATTGACAGGAAAAATTTATCAAGGAATTGCAAAAGTTAATTCAGATCTTAAGGTACTTGATCTTGATGGTAAAGTAATCAAACGAGGAAGATTAACTAAGTTGCTTTCATTTTCTGGCTTGAAACGCATTCCAGTAGAGCAAGCTGTAGCGGGTGATATAATTGCGATTGCAGGACTTGAAAAAGCTTCAGTTTCAGCCACTATAGTGGCGCCAGAAGTTACAACTGCAATAAGCTCAACTCCGGTTGATCCACCGACGATGGCAATTACTCTCAGCGTCAATGATTCACCTTTTGCTGGACAAGAAGGAACAAAACTTACTTCTGCTATTATAAAGGATCGTTTATATGCGGAAGCGGAAATAAACGTTGCAATTACCGTGACTCCAACACCGAATGATGAAGCATTTGAAGTAGGTGGACGTGGTGAGCTGCAGCTTGGAGTGTTGATCGAAAATATGAGAAGAGAAGGTTTTGAACTCTCAGTTTCGCGTCCTCGAGTATTATTTAAAGAAGAAGGCGGTAAAAAGCTTGAACCTATAGAGGAAGTAGTAATTGATGTAGATGATGAATATAGTGGAATCATCATGAAAAAACTCAGCTTCCGAAAAGGTGAAGTAACTGACATGAGGCCTTCTGGTAGTGGCAGAACAAGGTTGATATTTTTAGTACCATCAAGGGGGTTGATTGGTTATCAAGGAGAGTTTTTAACTGATTCTCGCGGTACTGGTATAATCAACCGTCTATTTCACAGTTATGCTCCATATAAGGGTCCAATTTCTAGAAGGCGTAATGGGGTTTTAATTTCTACGGATAAAGGTGAAGCCGTGGCGTATGCAATTTTCAACTTGCAAGACAGAGGAATCATGTTTATTAAACCACAAGACAGGGTATATTGTGGCATGGTTGTTGGTCAGCATAGTCGTGACAATGATTTGGAGATAAATGTACTAAAAGGTAAGCAATTAACAAATGTGAGAGCTGCAGGTAGTGATGAAGCTATAAAACTTACCCCACCAAAAACAATGACTCTAGAAGATATGATAGCGTATATAGATGATGATGAATTAGTGGAAGTCACTCCAAAATCTATACGCCTACGCAAGAAGTTTCTTGATCCAAATGAACGTAGACGTGCAGAAAAGGCAAAGAATAAAGAGTAG
- a CDS encoding Mrp/NBP35 family ATP-binding protein, giving the protein MINEEVVKENLKEVIERKSGKDVIALGIISSIVIKGKDIGFVLEISGDTQANEELRKNCEKAVKAIPGVGKVTVVAAGRKQAGQQRAKLHIEGVKNIIVVASGKGGVGKSTVALNLAFSLAKLKHKVALVDADIYGPSIPKMLGAEKLKPKIQGSRIIPIEKYGLHTISIGYFIDKDCAAMWRGPMITKALYNLLMGTKWSDIEYLVVDTPPGTGDVHLSLMENFNLTGGIIVSTPQELALVDARKIYNMFTKLSVPIFGIVENMSYFIQDNSKIYIFGKDGTKVMSEELGIKLLGRIPLDPKICYASDCGNPLMLSEDLAGIYEDFAKDIRSFI; this is encoded by the coding sequence ATGATCAATGAAGAAGTTGTAAAAGAGAACTTGAAAGAAGTCATAGAGCGAAAAAGTGGTAAAGATGTGATCGCTCTTGGCATAATATCCTCAATCGTTATTAAAGGTAAAGATATTGGCTTTGTGCTTGAGATTTCTGGTGACACACAAGCAAATGAGGAATTAAGAAAAAATTGTGAAAAAGCTGTTAAAGCTATACCAGGAGTGGGAAAAGTGACCGTGGTTGCTGCTGGACGAAAACAAGCTGGACAACAAAGAGCTAAGCTGCATATCGAAGGAGTGAAAAATATAATTGTCGTTGCTTCCGGTAAAGGAGGTGTTGGCAAGTCCACGGTTGCACTAAACCTTGCTTTCTCGTTGGCAAAATTAAAACATAAGGTTGCACTGGTTGATGCAGATATATATGGTCCTTCAATTCCCAAAATGCTTGGCGCTGAAAAATTAAAGCCAAAGATACAGGGTAGTAGGATAATACCTATAGAGAAGTATGGACTGCATACTATTTCAATTGGCTATTTTATCGATAAGGACTGTGCAGCAATGTGGCGTGGGCCTATGATCACGAAGGCGCTTTACAATTTGCTAATGGGAACGAAATGGTCAGATATAGAGTATTTAGTAGTTGATACACCACCTGGAACTGGTGATGTGCACCTAAGTTTGATGGAAAATTTTAACTTAACTGGAGGAATAATAGTTTCAACTCCACAGGAGCTTGCCTTGGTTGATGCACGCAAAATTTATAATATGTTTACAAAGCTCAGCGTACCGATCTTTGGCATTGTAGAAAATATGAGCTATTTTATTCAAGACAACTCAAAGATATATATATTTGGGAAAGATGGTACAAAAGTAATGTCCGAGGAACTGGGAATCAAACTCTTAGGCAGAATTCCTCTAGATCCAAAGATATGTTACGCTTCAGATTGTGGAAACCCTTTAATGCTAAGTGAAGATTTAGCAGGAATTTACGAAGACTTTGCTAAAGATATTAGGTCTTTCATATAG